ATCCTCGACAAGTCCATATCAGATCCAACACCCGCAAGCATTTCAGCAAACCCCACAGCTGGAAATTCAGGACAAGGAGCAGCCATCTCAGGTCGATATACTGGCACTTGATAAGGCGGCTCCTGCATGTAAGGCATGGGAGGCTGCTGCATGTATGGCATAGGCGGCTGCTGCATGTATGGCGTGGGCTGCATAGACATCGGATACATAGGATACAGAGGTTGCTGATTATAGCCAGCATACGGATATGCAGGTGGCGGCTGACTTTGACCTGACtgttgaggaggaggaggctgaCTCTGGCCTGACTGTTGGGTTCCCGGGCTAAACggtggttgtggttgtggttgtggcTGAAATCTTTGGAAAAGCCACGCAAACATCTGACTTTGCTTGTTCTCTAGGTCCGAAATCCGTTTATTGTTATTTTCGTCCCTCAATTTCaactcattattttgagtcatcagCAATGCCATTGCACTGTTAGATGACCTCTTGGAGGAAATTGATGTAGAAGACGAAGAAGATGCATAGGACACCATATCAGGAGTCATCCCATGCCCGTATCCTCTGACTCTATTATACCTCTCAGGACCCATTGTATCAACATACACTTGGGTTCTAAGATCTTCATTATCCTCTTGCCCCGACTGAATCAAAGTTTGCAGACTGCTCTCCATTGTTGCCTAGcattacaatttttaaaaatagaaattcaatcgtaaaacagaaaaataagctatagataataaaaatgaataacaATGAAATACCaacacaataaaataaattacccCTGTACGCTCCGATTCTTCATCAATCCAAGTTTCATTTTTTCGTGTATGACATTCAAGAAAAAAGGTTACAGGATCGGCTTCTTTCCCATGCTTCTTCCGctttaccaaaaataaaatttcacacaAACAATTTTAGGCAAACCtcgttaaaattaaaatttataactatagaatatttaaaataacatttcttCAAATTGTACAATCCATACATATTCTTGCCGCTTTCTTGCAAAAGATTTTGTACCAGTAGTATGGttcattgttttcttttgcCGATTAATCTTGTTGTTTTCAGCAACCtcctgaaaataaaaataaaaaaattattacacaAATTTATAGTTATAACGAAATAAACTACATCGTTTACCTTTGTTTTATCTCCACTCCAGTATGCCAACAAATTACCCCACTGGGTAGGATTCACATCAGGAGGAGGCTGGCGACGCTCCTCTGCAGCTCTGTTCgtataatacttttttttttaacttatttctAAACTCCTTATGTGCATGCTCAGTAACCTTAAGCGTCATAAAGCGGATCAAAGGCAATCTTGGTATATCAGCATCTTCAAAAACAATATTTCCCTAcatccataaaaaaataaaaaataaatcaaccaAGTCAAATATTATAACAATGCTTAATCTTACGCCAAGTCAAATATTATAACAatgcttaaaaaaaatcaaccaagTCAAATATTATAACAAtgcctaaaaataaaaaaaatacctaTACCTTAATTCTATTCCAGAAAGCTTCCTTATCTACATCCTTAATCTTACGCCAATGCTTCGCCAATGGGAGAATTCTGTGGTCTCTAACCTCCGATGCCACATATTTTGAAAATGCACTAGAGTTATCACTAACGCATTTTCCGGACATATCAAAAGAACAAAGCTGTTTCGTCCATTTGGGAACTGAGGGTCCTCGCCTCCGTTGAGATGTTCCTTGTTCATACAAAAACCACgattaaaacaaaccaaaaaagttGGAAACAGATGTAAATTTTCAGTTTATAAGAATAATAGAAGATTaaacaccaaaaataaaaaaaaaacgaatctaATAATAATATAGAAAAATAACTAGCTTCGACCTCCTCCTCTTCCACATGAAGTTCCTCATCACGTTGAGAATCACTACTACTATCCATAGCAAAACCAAAGGAATCACGGAAGAAATGAGGAATACAGAAGatggagaaagagagggagtgaAATGAGGGAGTGAAGGGAGTGAAATGAGAGAGTGAAATGAGAGAGACGGAAATAGGTCGTAAAAGCTTAAATATGCCAAAAAACTTAGCGTCGAAATATGCAACCATTACGTCGCTTCAAAGCGACACAAACTCTGACACACTTTTGACTAGCGTCGAAATAGGGTAATATGGCGTCGAAATAGAGGACAAttacgtcggtttaaaccgacgttCTGCTGACAGACAGTAATTCCAGTGGCCTCGGAATTGGACGTGTGAATGTGACCGAGGCGTCGAAATAGGGGCATATTGCGTCGCTTAAAACCGACGTTATAGTCTGACAGTTTTACCTAGTGTCGAAATAGAGGACAATTGCGTCGGTTTGAACCAACGTTATTCTGACAGACAGTAATTGCAGTGTCCTCGGAATTGGACGTGCGAATGAACCGAGGCATCGAAATAATAAATGCCTGCGTCGAAACAATAACTGGTtgcgtcggttttaaccgacgtaTTAATTGTTGCGTCGAAATAATAAGTGGTTGCGTCGAAATAATAAGTAGTTGCGTCGGTTCAAACCGACGCCGCTACTTATTATTTCGACGCAACGATTTATTATTTCGATGCTTCGCACGTCCAATCTTCCAATCCATTTCCCCGTGCAAAAAAAACCGGGAAAATTCCCgcccaacaaaaaaataaaaaagagcttaactaaaaaaaataatggaaacgcaggagacaaaaaaaaaatagttaaacccaaaattaaaaaataagcaGTTATGttatttcatataatattttaatatataaaatttaacttatacataatacttaataaaaacagaaatataATTTTAGGATCATTTTGATATAGATGccttatatttgaatttttttaatcaaacatatataattttgaaacttttgatcaaacattgttcggttaatttataattaaaattttgatttttattgtAAATAATTGATCACCTAGTTCATAAAATAGTATGATAAATATTCTAAAATCACCATAAACatccaatcttatcttatcattATTCGTTTAAAATGAATTTTTCTTATGCAAATAATTTGTtgtattaaattataaaaacatataaacatcaTATTAACATACAATTATGAAATATAACATGCacaaatattaaatataacgtaCCAATTTGTATTAATTTGGGTATAAcacaagattttgtgatatccactagtgtaaatatatcaaattgaagatcgcattcattcaccgtattcatatagggtgaaggagtgtacatataaaaaatcatcaaaatcggagttaaaataaccgttaaatcgtgatttttcgttaataaccgtTGAATAAGTTTTTCCCGTTACTTTGTCTCAGAAAGTTGTTTTTTTGCAacttttggcgtatgcgatctcgaattatatacaaacatgtttgacggttcgatcgttgaaattagtttcgtagaattcgtattccatcaaaacgatacatccactaacacttaaagagtttattcatactttcattaagtataacacaagattttgtgatatccactagtgtaaatatttcaaattgaagatcgatcattttttaggggtataaaattgttaaataaaagaatttaatatatatatatataattattatagtttttagaagtataaaattgttaaataaaaagaaaactagTGTAATTAAGAGCTCAAAAAATTTCGTGAActgtaaataagaaaaaataaacatcCTTTCTTCGCATTaatacaaataattcacaacAGGTTTTTATCTTGCGTCGAAATAGACTGACATTGCGTCAGATTCAACTGACGTAACATGATAGTCTGCGTCGAAATAATCTTTGGTTGCGTCGAAATAAGCTTCAttgcgtcggttaaaaccgacgccAACTGACAGTCTGCGTCGAAATAATCTTCTGTTGCGTCGAAATAAGCTTCAttgcgtcggttaaaaccgacgctAACTGAATGAAAAAAACCGGGAATAGTGCCGcccaaaatattttaattaaaccGACGTCGGTTAAAAGCGACAGGAAacaagcttaaaaaaaaaaaaatttataacccaatattaaaaaaaaaggtttaacttatatatataatacttaataaaaaaaacagaaatataATTTTGATAATAAGATATCATAACATACGAAATGAAAGATAGTATaattaatacataaaataattaacATATTTATTCTCCGTCATCATTTGTTAGCTCATCGTCGACATTGGCATGATTAACGAACTCGGTAGGCAACGCTAATGATTCAAGAAAAGGAGTCTCTTCCACGCCAACCCTTgtatgaaaattttcattatcaagAATTCGATCATCCAAATTCGGTATGGCATAATCATCAATAGCATCACTATCCTCTAGTACACAAACAAATCCCTCGGCTGAGTTCGAACAACTACGTGCcaatctttttcaattgtgtcctCCACGTAAAATGCTTGTAATGCTTGTGATGCTAGTATGAAAGGATCCTCTTTAAATCCCAATTGATTGAAATTCACCATAGTAAATCCATATTGATCGGTCTTCATTCCTCGTGGACTTTCACTATTAACCCATTCGCACTTAAATAACATCACAGCTCGACCCCTATCTCCCGCCTCAGTAGGACCACAATATTTAACCTCGAACATATCAACAACTCTGCCATAACAATTCACTTGCCCAATTGCTCCAGGAACATTTGCAGGTACAAAGACACCACAATTTTGATTCTTATGCTTATCATCCACAGATTTTATACGAAATCTAAACCCATGAACAATGTGACTTTTATATCTACGCACAACCCTACTAGGATAATTAGCTAGCCAATGCAAGTCTTCAGATATCAACGTGTCATTAGCATGATAGCTTGAATTCATCTGTAATAAGTATGAAGATAAAAATTGACAGAATAACTATAACATGTTATaattaaaatgcaaaacaataaataaataatgtgatTGTTATATCAACTCACATGTTGCTTGAACCATTCTGGAAATTCTTTCTTGCTTAGCTCCTTAATTTGGCGCATAGTTAACCTTTCTCGACGATGTTTAGTTTTCAAGAATTCCTCATGTTGGCTACATAATTATGTCcaaatttagataattaatttttcaaagttaAGAAAATCAATAAAACATTAAAACGTATGATTAAACGTTCTTACCTTCTAAATGGGTTCACTTCATCACAATTATTTAGAATGTATCTATGGCACTGATCAAGAGCATTTAGATCGAGCTCCACATGTTCTCCTGAACCCATATAACATCCTTTAGAGTCAAAAATTGATAACCCATCAGACACTCCACGTCCAATCCCATCTTCATTTCGGCCTCTACGGGTACGACGAGACTCGACACCTCTAAGATACATGGAACAGAAGGACAAGCACTCATCCACCAAATATGCTTCAGCAATAGAACCTTCAGGACGACCCTTATTACGAACATAACGCTTCAACGTTTGCAAATACCTATAATTATAAACGAAACACaaacaattataattataaattaaagttatgactacaattgtaaaaaatttataaaaaattattaattaccgttcaattggatacatccatctaTAGGGAACAGGCCTTGCAAGAGCTGCTTCATCTGCCAAGTGAACTGGAAGGTGCACCATTATATCAAAAAATGCAGGAGGAAATATTTTTTCAAGTTGACATAATGTCAAGGCAATTCTTGAACTCAGTTCCTTGAATCCTTCCTCAGACTCCTTCTTACTACACAACTGTCTGAAAATTGCACTCAACTCTAATAATACCATAGTAACAGCTTTAGGCAAAACCGGGCGTATTGCAAGCGGGAGTAACTGCTGCATTAAAACATGGCAATCATGACTTTTCAACCCATGTATTTTTCGTTCATTCACGTGCACACATCGCGATAAATTTGATGAATATCCATCGGGGACCCGAATAGTAGACAACACATTGCAAAACgcagttttttcttctcttttcaacgTGAACAAAGCTGGAGGTAGAAATGTTCTATTTCCTTCTCTACGTGGGTGTTGACTGCGTCTTATGTTCAAGACTTCAAGATCTTCACGTGCAGCCAATccatctttagacttttctatacCTAGCAATGTTCCCACCACACTGTCACATATATTCTTCTCGATATGCATAACATCAAGATTGTGTCTAATCAACAGATGCCTCCAATAAggtagttcataaaaaatagatTTCTTCTTCCACTGACTGTTACCACTTGTACTGCTCGAAGTTCTTTTTCTGCGTTGCCCAACTGAAgcatttttctttggttttccaaaAGTAAATCTCAATGTACAAAGTTCTTCGAGACATTGTAAACCAGTCCACTGCCTTGGTGCACTACGATGCTTTCGACGACCATTAAAAGCTGTGGTTTGCCTTCGAAACCTATGATTATCTTCAAGAAACCGTCGATGTCCCATATAACAAATTTTACGACTCGCCGGCAAGTAAATGGATTCTTTATCATGCATGCAATGTGGACATGCTTTATAGCCATGTGTACTCCATCCTGACAACATTCCATAAGCCGGAAAATCACTTATAGTCCATAAGACAGCAGCCTTCATCGTAAAACTTTGGTTGGAATACGCATCATAAGTTGGAGTGCCCACCTCCCACAACTCATTCAACTCGTCAATCAGTGGACGCATGTATACATCAATCTCTTTACCAGGACTGCGCGGTCCTGGTATTAAAAGAGACAACAACAAATTTGGTTGCTTCATACACATCCAAGGCGGCAAATTGTATACAGAAAGCACCACAGGCCATGTGCTATGATCATTCCTCAGTTTTCTAAAaggattaaatccatcactggcCAACCCTAATTGAACATTTCGAATTTCTGACGCAAAATCCAGATATAAATTATCCAAATGCTTCCATGCTGGAGAATCTGAAGGATGTCTCATAAACTCATCTTTAGGACATTCAACTGCATGCCACCTCATATGTTCAGCCGTATGCTTCGACATAAAAAATCGTT
This genomic interval from Malus domestica chromosome 05, GDT2T_hap1 contains the following:
- the LOC114823529 gene encoding uncharacterized protein, translating into MRWHAVECPKDEFMRHPSDSPAWKHLDNLYLDFASEIRNVQLGLASDGFNPFRKLRNDHSTWPVVLSVYNLPPWMCMKQPNLLLSLLIPGPRSPGKEIDVYMRPLIDELNELWEVGTPTYDAYSNQSFTMKAAVLWTISDFPAYGMLSGWSTHGYKACPHCMHDKESIYLPASRKICYMGHRRFLEDNHRFRRQTTAFNGRRKHRSAPRQWTGLQCLEELCTLRFTFGKPKKNASVGQRRKRTSSSTSGNSQWKKKSIFYELPYWRHLLIRHNLDVMHIEKNICDSVVGTLLGIEKSKDGLAAREDLEVLNIRRSQHPRREGNRTFLPPALFTLKREEKTAFCNVLSTIRVPDGYSSNLSRCVHVNERKIHGLKSHDCHVLMQQLLPLAIRPVLPKAVTMVLLELSAIFRQLCSKKESEEGFKELSSRIALTLCQLEKIFPPAFFDIMVHLPVHLADEAALARPVPYRWMYPIERYLQTLKRYVRNKGRPEGSIAEAYLVDECLSFCSMYLRGVESRRTRRGRNEDGIGRGVSDGLSIFDSKGCYMGSGEHVELDLNALDQCHRYILNNCDEVNPFRSQHEEFLKTKHRRERLTMRQIKELSKKEFPEWFKQHMNSSYHANDTLISEDLHWLANYPSRVVRRYKSHIVHGFRFRIKSVDDKHKNQNCGVFVPANVPGAIGQVNCYGRVVDMFEVKYCGPTEAGDRGRAVMLFKCEWVNSESPRGMKTDQYGFTMVNFNQLGFKEDPFILASQALQAFYVEDTIEKDWHVVVRTQPRDLFVY